One stretch of Candidatus Methylomirabilota bacterium DNA includes these proteins:
- a CDS encoding Lrp/AsnC ligand binding domain-containing protein — protein MVTGYILLRLLPGLEADALTQIRSVPGVVDLTLVFGGWDAVVHAEAKTLSALTRLVVGQIRGIHGVQATETLVAAEL, from the coding sequence ATGGTCACAGGGTACATCCTCCTCCGTCTCTTGCCCGGGCTCGAGGCCGACGCGCTGACCCAGATCCGCAGCGTTCCCGGCGTCGTCGACCTCACGCTCGTCTTCGGCGGATGGGACGCGGTCGTGCATGCCGAGGCCAAGACCCTGTCCGCGCTGACCCGGCTCGTGGTCGGTCAGATCCGTGGAATCCACGGGGTGCAGGCCACCGAGACGCTGGTGGCGGCCGAGCTTTAA
- a CDS encoding lipid-A-disaccharide synthase N-terminal domain-containing protein, which produces MESKAWLVVGFLGQACFSARFLAQWIASERRRQSVVPIHFWYFSVAGGLILLAYALHRMDPVFILGQAAGLIVYGRNLYLIARQRQVPPAPLGG; this is translated from the coding sequence ATGGAGTCGAAGGCGTGGCTCGTCGTCGGCTTCCTCGGGCAGGCCTGCTTCTCGGCGCGCTTCCTCGCGCAGTGGATCGCCTCCGAGCGACGCCGCCAGAGCGTGGTCCCGATCCACTTCTGGTACTTCAGCGTGGCGGGCGGTCTGATCCTGCTGGCCTACGCCCTCCACCGGATGGATCCCGTCTTCATCCTCGGTCAGGCCGCCGGCCTCATCGTCTACGGCCGCAACCTCTATCTGATCGCCCGTCAGCGCCAGGTCCCGCCGGCCCCGCTCGGCGGCTGA
- a CDS encoding alanine--glyoxylate aminotransferase family protein encodes MSQQHWMRGLDRPILMIPGPTEVPWRVIRAMAQPAMIQYEPPFDEEILEPACLDLRQVFQTTGEVIALPGSGRTGLEAAALSLVEPGDRVVVVVAGVFGALMQEIMERAGATVTPFTVEWGRALDLEALERAVGQVRPRILSLVHNETSTGLTYPAAAVGEVARRHGALYLLDTVSSLAGLDVQTDSWGVDINMTGSQKCLAMPLGLAVVSVSPRAFEAMERRSRRSSSYAYDLMRWKRQWVPASRGGGVPEGGRRHQPISMPTHLIQALRETTKMILEEGMPHRIRRHRIAGKAFRAGLAALKLDLFGDLALASDTVSCFRMPPGIGAAAAVRRMRDAYGILVSTGIGADPLRQGALRVGTMGLTASPLYVLPTLSALGMALRDLGYKADTGEGLAAAQGVFDAESP; translated from the coding sequence GTGAGTCAGCAGCACTGGATGCGTGGACTCGACCGTCCCATTCTCATGATCCCCGGTCCCACCGAGGTCCCCTGGCGTGTGATCCGTGCCATGGCGCAGCCCGCCATGATCCAGTACGAGCCGCCGTTCGACGAGGAAATCCTCGAGCCCGCCTGTCTCGATCTCCGCCAGGTCTTTCAGACGACCGGCGAGGTGATCGCCCTGCCGGGCTCCGGCCGCACGGGCCTCGAGGCCGCGGCGCTGTCGCTGGTCGAGCCCGGTGACCGCGTCGTGGTCGTCGTCGCCGGCGTATTCGGGGCGCTGATGCAGGAGATCATGGAGCGCGCCGGCGCCACGGTGACGCCGTTCACCGTCGAGTGGGGCCGCGCGCTCGACCTCGAAGCGCTCGAGCGCGCGGTGGGACAGGTGCGGCCGCGGATCCTGTCGCTCGTCCACAACGAGACGTCGACGGGCCTGACCTATCCGGCGGCCGCGGTGGGCGAGGTGGCGCGACGCCACGGCGCGCTCTACCTCCTCGACACGGTCTCGTCGCTGGCCGGCCTCGACGTCCAGACGGACTCCTGGGGCGTGGACATCAACATGACAGGATCCCAGAAGTGTCTGGCCATGCCGCTCGGCCTGGCCGTCGTCTCGGTCTCCCCGCGGGCCTTCGAGGCGATGGAGCGGCGGAGCCGCCGGTCCTCGAGCTATGCCTACGACCTGATGCGCTGGAAGCGCCAGTGGGTCCCGGCCTCTCGCGGGGGCGGGGTGCCGGAAGGCGGGCGGCGCCACCAGCCGATCTCGATGCCGACGCACCTGATCCAGGCTCTCCGGGAGACGACCAAGATGATCCTGGAGGAGGGAATGCCGCACCGGATCCGGCGGCACCGCATCGCGGGGAAAGCCTTCCGGGCGGGACTCGCCGCGCTCAAGCTCGACCTCTTCGGCGACCTGGCGCTGGCCTCCGACACCGTCTCGTGCTTCCGGATGCCTCCGGGAATCGGGGCGGCGGCCGCGGTCCGGCGGATGCGGGACGCCTACGGCATCCTCGTCTCCACCGGCATCGGCGCGGATCCGCTGCGGCAGGGCGCGCTCCGCGTCGGCACCATGGGTCTCACCGCGAGCCCGCTCTACGTGCTGCCGACGCTCTCGGCCCTCGGCATGGCGCTTCGAGACCTCGGCTACAAGGCCGACACCGGAGAGGGGCTCGCCGCGGCCCAGGGCGTGTTCGACGCCGAGTCGCCGTAG